From a region of the Acidimicrobiales bacterium genome:
- the sufD gene encoding Fe-S cluster assembly protein SufD, with amino-acid sequence MPKDGSPFRIKAAGAASRPSFREEKTLNRFTADTASALPGPDWLRARRVAAAQRFEELGLPSPSEEVWRYSRIGELDLDEFAPVDGPVAAGDIPDALRPLVDAVGERAGLLVSVNGRVVHVDAPTTRGVTLGPLADDDVLERVATPRDAFGYLNSGFVADTAFVRVAAGVAVREPIVVIHWIDAEAGAVFPRTFVEAGEASEVTVVELVASADVRALVVPVVELDAHPAANLRYLNVQRLGTRVWQLGYQGSRVDRDATLQSSIVALGGDYARVRADSKLVGIGATSNLLAVYFGDANQMHDFRTMQDHDAPKTTSDLLFKGAVEDTAESVYTGLIRVKKGAAGTKAYQTNRNLVLSEGAAANSVPNLEIEENDVTCSHASAVGPIDEEQRYYLEARGIPTDVAERLIVLGFFDDVLERVPVPGLRAPLREAVAAKLR; translated from the coding sequence GTGCCGAAGGACGGTTCACCCTTTAGAATCAAGGCCGCGGGGGCCGCGAGCCGGCCCTCGTTCCGCGAGGAGAAGACCCTGAACCGCTTCACCGCCGATACTGCTTCCGCCCTGCCCGGCCCCGACTGGCTGCGGGCGCGACGGGTCGCGGCAGCGCAGCGGTTCGAGGAGCTGGGCCTGCCCAGCCCTTCGGAAGAGGTGTGGCGCTACAGCCGCATCGGCGAGCTCGACCTCGACGAGTTCGCCCCGGTCGACGGGCCGGTGGCGGCGGGCGACATCCCCGATGCGCTGCGCCCGCTGGTCGACGCCGTAGGCGAGCGAGCGGGCCTGTTGGTGTCGGTGAACGGGCGGGTGGTGCATGTCGACGCCCCCACCACCCGGGGCGTGACGCTCGGCCCCCTCGCCGACGACGACGTGCTGGAGCGGGTGGCCACGCCCCGCGATGCCTTCGGCTACCTCAACTCCGGCTTCGTGGCCGACACCGCCTTCGTGCGGGTGGCGGCGGGTGTGGCGGTGCGGGAACCGATCGTGGTGATCCACTGGATCGACGCCGAGGCCGGTGCCGTGTTCCCCCGCACCTTCGTCGAAGCGGGCGAAGCCTCCGAGGTCACGGTGGTCGAACTGGTGGCCTCGGCCGACGTGCGCGCCCTCGTCGTCCCCGTGGTGGAGCTCGACGCCCACCCCGCCGCCAACCTGCGCTACCTCAACGTGCAGCGCCTCGGCACCCGCGTGTGGCAGTTGGGCTACCAGGGCAGCCGGGTCGACCGCGACGCCACGTTGCAGTCGTCGATCGTGGCCCTGGGCGGCGACTACGCCCGGGTGCGGGCCGACTCCAAGCTCGTCGGCATCGGGGCCACCAGCAACCTGCTGGCCGTCTACTTCGGCGACGCCAACCAGATGCACGACTTCCGCACCATGCAGGACCACGACGCCCCCAAGACGACCAGCGACCTGTTGTTCAAGGGCGCCGTCGAGGACACCGCCGAGTCGGTCTACACCGGGCTCATCCGGGTCAAGAAGGGGGCGGCCGGCACTAAGGCGTACCAGACCAACCGCAACCTGGTGTTGTCGGAAGGGGCGGCGGCCAACTCGGTCCCCAACCTGGAGATCGAGGAGAACGACGTCACCTGCAGCCATGCCTCGGCCGTCGGTCCCATCGACGAGGAGCAGCGGTACTACCTCGAAGCCCGCGGCATCCCCACCGACGTGGCCGAGCGCTTGATCGTGCTCGGCTTCTTCGACGACGTGTTGGAGCGGGTGCCCGTGCCGGGCCTGCGGGCGCCGTTGCGCGAGGCCGTCGCGGCGAAGCTCAGGTGA
- a CDS encoding PhzF family phenazine biosynthesis protein — translation MRYRIVDVFSDRPLAGNALCVVLDPCPPETMQAIAREVHLSETTFVTARSDDGYEARIFTPAGELPFAGHPSVGTAWTMGPGRWTQATSGATVVIEADEHGAVMSQPDPDFEELDPTPAIVALRLPDAVGAWQGTAGGTTHLYVATDKAIDAVVPDMAAIGNVAGGVGASTLTVFRRLDDRSVHVRAFGPHIGIPEDPGTGSAAGPVGVLARRHFGTDVDITIRQGDEIGRPCRIEVHAVDGDVRVGGRVTACAEGRFTL, via the coding sequence GCCCTTTGCGTGGTCCTCGACCCGTGCCCGCCCGAGACCATGCAGGCAATCGCCCGAGAAGTGCACCTGAGCGAGACCACCTTCGTGACCGCCAGGTCCGACGACGGCTACGAGGCGCGCATCTTCACGCCCGCCGGTGAGTTGCCGTTTGCAGGCCACCCCTCGGTAGGCACGGCGTGGACGATGGGCCCTGGCCGGTGGACGCAAGCCACCTCGGGGGCAACCGTGGTGATCGAGGCCGACGAGCACGGCGCCGTCATGTCGCAACCCGACCCCGACTTCGAGGAACTCGACCCCACCCCGGCGATTGTCGCGCTGCGCCTTCCCGATGCCGTGGGCGCCTGGCAGGGCACCGCGGGCGGCACCACCCACCTCTACGTGGCCACCGACAAGGCCATCGACGCAGTGGTGCCCGACATGGCGGCGATCGGCAACGTGGCGGGTGGGGTCGGCGCCTCCACGCTCACCGTCTTCCGTCGCCTCGACGACCGCTCCGTGCACGTGCGGGCCTTCGGTCCTCACATCGGCATCCCCGAGGACCCGGGCACGGGCTCGGCCGCGGGCCCCGTCGGCGTGCTGGCTCGACGCCACTTCGGCACCGATGTCGACATCACCATCCGACAAGGCGACGAGATCGGGAGGCCGTGCCGCATCGAAGTGCATGCGGTCGACGGCGACGTGCGGGTCGGAGGCCGGGTCACCGCATGTGCCGAAGGACGGTTCACCCTTTAG